The sequence ctatacaatgatataaggcctggatacaatagtatctatacaatgatataaggtctggatacaatagtatctatacaatgatataaggtctggatacaatagtatctatacaatgatataaggtatggatataatagtatctatacaatgatataaggtctggatataatagtatctatacaatgatataagatctggatacaatagtatctatacaatgatataaggtctggatataatagtatctatacaatgatataaggtctggatataatagtatctatacaatgatataaggcctggatataatagtatctatacaatgatataaggcctGGATATAAtggtatctatacaatgatataaggtctggatacaatagtatctatacaatgatataaggtctggatacaatagtatctattcaatgatataaggtctggatacaatagtatctatacaatgatataagatctggatacaatagtatctatacaatgatataaggtctggatacaattgtctctatacaatgatataaggtctggatataatagtatctatacaatgatataaggtctggatataatagtatctatacaatgatataagatctggatacaatagtatctatacaatgatataaggtctggatacaatagtatctatacaatgatataaggtctggatacaatagtatctatacaatgatataaggtctggatacaatagtatctatacaatgatataagtccTGGATACAATAGTacctatacaatgatataaggtctggatataatagtatctatacaatgatataagatctggatataatagtatctatacaatgatataaggcctggatacaatagtatctatacaatgatataaggcctggatataatagtatctatacaatgatataaggtctggatacaatagtatctatacaatgatataatatCTGGATATAATAgtttctatacaatgatataaggtctggatataatagtatctatacaatgatataagatctggatataatagtatctatacaatgatataaggcctggatacaatagtatctatacaatgatatgaggcctggatacaatagtatctatacaatgatataaggtctggatataatagtatctatacaatgatataaggtctggatacaatagtatctatacaatgatataatatctggatataatagtatctatacaatgatataaggtctggatataatagtatctatacaatgatataaggtctggatacaatagtatctatacaatgatataaggtctggatacaattgtctctatacaatgatataaggtctggatataatagtatctatacaatgatataagatctggatataatagtatctatacaatgatataagatctggatataatagtatctatacaatgatataaggtctggatacaattgtctctatacaatgatataaggtctggatataatagtatctatacaatgatataagatctggatataatagtatctatacaatgatataaggcctggatataatagtatctatacaatgatataaggtctggatataatagtatctatacaatgatataaggtctggatacaatagtatctatacaatgatataaggcctggatataatagtatctatacaatgatataaggtctggatacaatagtatctatacaatgatataaggtctggatataatagtatctatacaatgatataagatctggatacaatagtatctatacaatgatataaggtctggatataatagtatctatacaatgatataaggtctggatacaatagtatctatacaatgatataaggcctggatacaatagtatctatacaatgatataaggtctggatacaatagtatctatacaatgatataaggtctggatacaatagtatctatacaatgatataaggtctggatataatagtatctatacaatgatataaggtctggatacaatagtatctatacaatgatataaggtctggatataatagtatctatacaatgatataaggtctggatacaatagtatctatacaatgatataaggtctggatacaatagtatctatacaatgatataaggtctggatataatagtatctatacaatgatataaggtctggatataatagtatctatacaatgatataaggtctggatacaatagtatctatacaatgatataaggtctggatataatagtatctatacaatgatataaggtctggatacaatagtatctatacaatgatataaggtctggatacaatagtatctatacaatgatataaggtctggatataatagtatctatacaatgatataagatctggatataatagtatctatacaatgttataaggtctggatataatagtatctatacaatgatataaggcctggatataatagtatctatacaatgatataaggtctggatacaatagtatctatacaatgatataaggtctggatataatagtatctatacaatgatataaggtctggatacaatagtatctatacaatgatataaggtctggatacaatagtatctatacaatgatataaggtatggatataatagtatctatacaatgatataaggtctggatataatagtatctatacaatgatataagatctggatacaatagtatctatacaatgatataaggtctggatataatagtatctatacaatgatataaggcctggatacaatagtatctatacaatgatataaggtctggatataatagtatctatacaatgatataaggcctGGATATAAtggtatctatacaatgatataaggtctggatacaatagtatctatacaatgatataaggtctggatacaatagtatctatacaatgatataaggtctggatacaatagtatctatacaatgatataaggtctggatacaattgtctctatacaatgatataaggtctggatataatagtatctatacaatgatataaggtctggatataatagtatctatacaatgatataagatctggatataatagtatctatacaatgatataaggcctggatataatagtatctatacaatgatataaggtctggatacaatagtatctatacaatgatataagatctggatacaatagtatctatacaatgatataaggtctggatataatagtatctatacaatgatataagatctggatacaatagtatctatacaatgatataaggcctggatataatagtatctatacaatgatataagtccTGGATACAATAGtaactatacaatgatataagtcctggatacaatagtatctatacaatgatataaggtctggatacaatagtatctatacaatgatataaggtctggatataatagtatctatacaatgatataaggtctggatacaatagtatctatacaatgatataaggtcctagcaccccctaaatataatactggcacacactgtaccccctgaatataatactggcacacactgtaccccctgaatataatactggcacacactgtaccccctgaatataatactggcacacactgtaccctctgaatataatactgtcccacactgtaccacctgaatataatactaccacacactgtaccctctgaatataatactgtcccacactgtaccccctgaatataatactgccacacacagtaccccctgaatataatactgccacacactgtaccccctgaatataatactgccacacactgtaccccctgaatataatactgccacacactgcaccccttgaatatattactgccacccactgtaccacctgaatataatactaccataccctcacccccaccccacccatcCTTGGTCCCCTCGCCCCTGCACTCCATATGCCCGGATAAATAGTACACACAGTGCCCGGATAAATAGTACATACAGTGCCCGGATAAATAGTGCATACAGTGCCCGAATAATAGTTCATACAGTGCCCGGATAAATAGTGCATACAGTGCCCGGATAAATAGTACATACAGTGCCCGGATAAATAGTACATTCAGTGCCCGGATAAATAGTACATACAGTGCCCGGATAAATAGTGCATACAGTGCCCGGATAAATAGTGCATATAGTGCCCGGATAAATAGTACACACAGTGCCCGGATAAATAGTACATACAGTGCCCGGATAAATAGTGCATATAGTGCCCGGATAAATAGTACATACAGTGCCCGGATAAATAGTACATACAGTGCCCGGATAAATAGTACATACAGTGCCCGGATAAATACTACATACAGTGCCCGGATAAATAGTACATACAGTGCCCGGATAAATAATGCATACAGTGCCCGGATAAATAGTACATAGAGTGCCCGGATAAATAgtacatacagtgcccagataaatagtacATACAGTGCCTGGATAAATAGTACATACAGTGCCCGGATAAATAGTGCATACAGTGCCCGGATAAATAgtgcatacagtgcccagataaatagtgcatacagtgcccagataaatagtgcatatAGTGCCCGGATAAATAGTGCATACAGTGCCTGGATAAATAGTGCATACAGTGCCTGGATAAATAGTACATACAGTGCCCGGATGAATActacatacagtgcccagatgaaTACTACATACAGTGCCCGGATAAATAATGCATACAGTGCCCGGATAAATAgtacatacagtgcccagataaatagtacTACATACAGTGCCTGGAGAAATAGTACATACAGTGCCCGGATAAATAGTACATACAGTGCCCGGATAAATAGTACATACAGTGCCCGGATGAATACTACATACAGTGCCCGGATAAATAgtacatacagtgcccagataaatagtacTACATACAGTGCCCGGATAAATAGTACATACAGTGCCCGGATGAATACTACATACAGTGCCCGGATAAATAGTACATACAGTGCCCGGATAAATAATGCATACAGTGCCCGAATAATAGTACATACAGTGCCCGGATAAATAGTGCATACAGTGCCCGGATAAATAATGCATACAGTGCCCGAATAATAGTACATACAGTGCCCGGATAAATAGTGCATACAGTGCCCGGATAAATAGTACATACAGTGCCCGGATACATTATACTTACAGAGCCCAGATTAATATGCACAGTGCCCCAGATAACTAGTACATACTGTATGTGGCCAAACATTGCTATACAATGTCCATAAAGTGCAAGCAATGTCCAgattccgtgcggaattctgcagaaGAATTCTGCCGGAAATTCCGCTGAAATTAATAGTCCCATTATGTATAAATGGATTCCACTGTCCTATTCACACAGCAAAATGTCCGCCGaggaaattctgcaaaatttaaagacctgtctttaaattttgcagaattgcgggaggaatcccattgaactcaagaGGGCTTGAATTTCAGCTGAATTCTGTCTTTATAGAACACAGAAATTCCATCAAAATATCAGGGTAATTCCGCAATTCAAGCTTTGCTGAACGGAATTTGTGCGGATTTCCGTTAATTCCGCAGTGTACACATAGCCTAACAATTCTAATGGTTTCTGGTGGTGTAACCTCCTCCTTCTCACAGAAGTGTCAGGTCCCATTGTCCAGGAAGTGGTGGATTGTGGGTATTGGACTTGCGGTGCTGCTGGTCGGGATGGTTGTGGCTGCGACATTAATTGGCGTTTACATGACGCAGAAGCATACGGAGAAGGTGAGTGTTACCAACCATACGGGTGACAGCGCAGATATGTAGCCATGACTGACAGACCTTTATTCCTGCAGATGGTGACGCTGTTCTATGATACCAGGGACGGGCAGAGGATTCAACAGACAATATCCGTCAATGAGCAGGAAAACATGGCCGCCATATTTGTCAGCAGCAGAAATGATTCCACCGCCGTGTTGTATGATTACAGGAGGGTGAGATGTAGATGTCAGTACAGAGAATATAACTATAGATGAGGTGAAATCACTGTATAACCAAAAGGTCCGAAACTTTCTAATACACTTTGCGGGTCATTCACTagttcccgcccccccccccccccccccccccccatgtagttCTGGgacttttgctcaccgttctcgtgatcattttgacaccatggggtgagatcttgcgtggagccccagatcgagggagattatcagtggttttatatgtcttccattttctaataattgctcctacagttgatttcttcacaccaagctgcttgtctattgcagattcagtcttcccagcctattgtaggtctacaattttgtttctggtgtccttcgacagctctttggtcttggccatagtggagtttggagtgtgactgtttgaggttgtggacaggtgtcttttatactgataacaagttcaaacaggagccattaatacaggtaacgagtggaggacagaggagactcttaaaggagaagttacaggtctgtgagagccagaaatcttacttgtttgtaggtgaccaaatacttattttccaccataatttccaaataaattctttaaaaatcagacaatgtgattttatggatttttttctcattctgtctctcatagttgaggttataacctatgatggaaattacagcctctcatctttataagggggagaacttgtacaattggtggctgactaaatacttttccccACTGTTTATCTTGTTCTCACATAGAACCTTATTGGGATCCGGACGATGAACAGCAGTGTGTGTTATGTGCTCAGGATGGACAGATCCCAGACTCCATCTATACAGGATATACTGAGAGAGATGGATAATATCAAGACCCGAGTAAGTGTgagcaatgtatatatatatatatatatatatatatatatatatttacacacttaTATATATGCCTGTGGTCCCTTACCCTTGTTACCCTTTGTGGTCAGCAGGCCGATGCTGAGCCTCCACTAtctgggagctggggtacataTCTGCAGCAGTGCCTCTACCAAACAGATCACCCAGGGTATGAATATGGGGTCCCGTGGAAACTTGGAACTAACTTTGTATTAAGGGAAACAACCATGCATAACATAACAAACAGTATGGTA is a genomic window of Hyla sarda isolate aHylSar1 chromosome 10, aHylSar1.hap1, whole genome shotgun sequence containing:
- the LOC130293557 gene encoding pulmonary surfactant-associated protein C-like isoform X1, giving the protein MQPAKCQVPLSRKWWIVGIGLAVLLVGMVVAATLIGVYMTQKHTEKMVTLFYDTRDGQRIQQTISVNEQENMAAIFVSSRNDSTAVLYDYRRNLIGIRTMNSSVCYVLRMDRSQTPSIQDILREMDNIKTRNASRGDHMTYGVIPEGKANPIDVGMCVNILCSDVDIYWAKLERPERVRKFKLKIKLKIIIILNIKIGRKKRK
- the LOC130293557 gene encoding pulmonary surfactant-associated protein C-like isoform X2, whose protein sequence is MQPACQVPLSRKWWIVGIGLAVLLVGMVVAATLIGVYMTQKHTEKMVTLFYDTRDGQRIQQTISVNEQENMAAIFVSSRNDSTAVLYDYRRNLIGIRTMNSSVCYVLRMDRSQTPSIQDILREMDNIKTRNASRGDHMTYGVIPEGKANPIDVGMCVNILCSDVDIYWAKLERPERVRKFKLKIKLKIIIILNIKIGRKKRK